The following proteins are encoded in a genomic region of Paenibacillus sp. FSL H3-0469:
- a CDS encoding sugar ABC transporter substrate-binding protein — translation MIRTRLLGFMAALLLVSGCTPGAGGGGAGGTDDSGSAGQGTAAVQERVKLKFSLWGNDAQKAMVEGLVDEFEQLHPGIEVEIMTIPFADYQQKLSIMLASRTAPDAGWLAERMIPQLLESGQLVDISAEVKEDPEYHYADIYPSTLDIFKREDRLYGIPFSTPPVLIYYNKDLFLEKGLKTPTELYKEGKWDYDEFLKAARSLTDPQRGIYGVKLVRDWNNWSDALLPLFWSHGAELFDSSGASFALNSPAGKEALQLYSDMMFKDKVHPLPGDELTFDSGRIGMYTDRYSYTSKARAVTDFAWDIAPMPAGINGTGTSLGYAGVSVFETRHPAEAAELLKFITSAEAMSVTAQYFVPSRKSVLESDVFLRAASEPSAESIQLAVLDQIATARIAPGHKNWQQIDTKIQMLLDGLYTQESTVDELLGQMEQEVTPLMK, via the coding sequence ATGATACGGACAAGGCTGTTAGGGTTTATGGCAGCGCTGTTACTGGTCTCAGGCTGCACACCGGGTGCAGGAGGCGGGGGAGCTGGCGGGACAGACGACAGCGGAAGTGCAGGCCAGGGTACGGCAGCTGTGCAGGAGCGTGTGAAGCTGAAGTTCAGCCTCTGGGGCAATGATGCGCAGAAGGCGATGGTGGAGGGGCTGGTGGATGAATTCGAGCAGCTTCACCCCGGGATCGAGGTGGAGATTATGACGATTCCCTTCGCCGATTATCAGCAGAAGCTGTCGATCATGCTGGCCTCGCGTACCGCGCCGGATGCAGGCTGGCTGGCGGAACGGATGATACCCCAGCTGCTGGAATCAGGTCAGCTGGTGGATATTTCCGCTGAGGTGAAGGAGGACCCTGAATATCATTACGCAGATATCTATCCGTCCACACTCGACATCTTCAAGCGGGAGGACCGGCTGTACGGCATCCCGTTCTCCACGCCTCCGGTGCTGATCTATTACAATAAAGACCTGTTTCTTGAGAAAGGCCTAAAGACGCCAACGGAGCTGTATAAGGAAGGAAAATGGGATTACGATGAATTTCTCAAGGCAGCGCGGAGCCTCACCGATCCGCAGCGCGGCATCTACGGTGTGAAGCTTGTCCGCGACTGGAACAACTGGTCGGATGCACTGCTGCCGCTGTTCTGGTCGCACGGAGCCGAGCTGTTTGACAGCAGCGGCGCGTCGTTTGCGCTGAATTCCCCCGCAGGGAAGGAGGCGCTCCAGCTCTATAGTGACATGATGTTCAAAGACAAGGTGCACCCGCTGCCCGGGGATGAGCTGACCTTCGACAGCGGCCGGATCGGCATGTACACAGACCGCTACAGCTATACCTCGAAGGCCCGTGCGGTCACTGATTTCGCCTGGGATATTGCTCCGATGCCGGCAGGCATCAACGGGACAGGCACCTCGCTGGGCTATGCGGGAGTGTCCGTGTTCGAGACCAGGCATCCGGCGGAAGCCGCGGAGCTCCTGAAGTTCATCACCAGCGCGGAGGCGATGAGCGTGACTGCGCAGTATTTTGTCCCGTCGCGCAAGTCTGTTCTGGAATCCGATGTCTTCCTGCGGGCGGCCTCGGAGCCTTCTGCTGAGAGCATCCAGCTGGCCGTGCTCGACCAGATCGCTACGGCGCGGATCGCGCCCGGCCATAAGAACTGGCAGCAGATTGATACGAAGATCCAGATGCTGCTGGACGGTCTATACACGCAAGAGTCCACCGTTGACGAGTTGCTCGGACAAATGGAGCAGGAAGTTACCCCGCTTATGAAATAA
- a CDS encoding HAMP domain-containing sensor histidine kinase has product MIKTLYVRIILTFLGIIVFSLICSFFIGLYVFQKQISYEGQNEMITVGREIIHRYDDAKPTDTDEFLNSMVKVSAHPIHLYHPSGEHTFYGLPDSPAVTITTDAVRQVLQGKVYRSSTEDNDTFIGMPFMLKGEWRAMFLQYSAENEHIVNRLVLFVLLLVLVLGSICIVVAARYLVEPIKALTNATRRLAKGDFEVDLRMNRVDEIGELTQSYVEMAGELKQLEKMRQDFVSNVSHEIQTPLTSISGFAKALHSNDLIAEEERKDYLDIIIAESGRLSRLSDNLLKLASLDSEHHPFSAVSFRLDEQIRTIVVTCEPQWSVKNLNIDLELPEAVNMTGDEDQLKQVWMNLLSNSIKFTPEGGKIRIRIDHSAAEVAVTISDNGIGISPEEQGAVFQRFYTVDKSRNGSNNGNGLGLAIVKKIVSLHQGSIEVDGAAGEGTTIIVRLPVRQT; this is encoded by the coding sequence ATGATCAAGACCTTGTATGTGCGGATCATTCTCACGTTTCTCGGCATTATTGTCTTTAGTCTGATCTGTTCCTTTTTCATCGGCTTGTATGTATTTCAGAAGCAAATAAGCTATGAGGGACAGAACGAGATGATTACAGTAGGCAGGGAGATCATTCACCGTTATGATGACGCCAAGCCTACAGATACGGACGAGTTCCTGAATAGTATGGTTAAGGTATCGGCGCATCCTATCCACCTGTATCATCCGTCTGGAGAACATACCTTTTACGGGCTCCCGGATAGTCCGGCTGTGACCATCACCACCGATGCTGTCCGGCAAGTGCTGCAGGGAAAGGTCTATCGTTCCTCCACGGAAGATAATGATACGTTTATCGGAATGCCCTTTATGCTCAAGGGGGAGTGGCGCGCGATGTTCCTGCAGTACTCTGCCGAGAACGAGCATATTGTCAACCGGCTGGTACTCTTTGTGCTGCTGCTCGTGCTTGTGCTGGGAAGTATATGCATTGTTGTGGCTGCCAGATATCTGGTGGAGCCGATCAAGGCTTTGACGAATGCCACCAGAAGACTGGCCAAGGGAGATTTTGAAGTGGATCTCCGAATGAACCGTGTGGACGAGATCGGGGAGCTGACCCAGAGCTATGTGGAGATGGCGGGGGAACTGAAGCAGCTGGAGAAGATGAGACAGGATTTCGTCTCCAATGTCTCCCATGAAATCCAGACACCGCTTACCTCCATATCCGGTTTTGCCAAGGCGCTGCACAGCAATGATTTGATTGCGGAAGAGGAACGCAAGGACTATCTGGATATTATCATTGCGGAGAGCGGACGTCTGTCCCGGTTAAGTGATAATCTGCTGAAGCTGGCTTCCCTGGATTCCGAGCATCACCCCTTTAGCGCAGTCTCCTTCAGGCTTGACGAGCAGATCAGAACGATTGTGGTGACCTGTGAGCCGCAATGGTCCGTCAAGAACCTCAACATTGATCTGGAGCTGCCGGAGGCAGTTAATATGACCGGAGATGAAGATCAGCTTAAGCAGGTATGGATGAATCTGTTAAGCAACAGCATTAAGTTCACGCCTGAGGGCGGGAAGATCCGCATCCGTATAGACCATAGTGCAGCAGAAGTTGCGGTCACCATCAGCGATAATGGCATCGGAATCTCCCCGGAAGAGCAGGGCGCCGTATTCCAGAGATTCTATACCGTAGACAAGTCGCGGAACGGAAGTAATAACGGGAACGGTCTGGGATTGGCAATTGTCAAAAAAATCGTCTCCCTGCATCAGGGCAGTATTGAGGTAGACGGTGCGGCAGGAGAAGGCACGACGATTATCGTCAGGTTGCCCGTACGCCAGACATAA
- a CDS encoding sensor histidine kinase, which produces MLFRKGSNPKSIYVPLRTKFIVLFFLLITIPFLIIGTISYRKYTAGVERSTVELSNQVVNQININLERYIKELDRLTLTPLYDEDMMQILRKHRGAGPAGTYLSTDETLKMNLFISSLAFDRGEIESILVFTNDGGIFSNLDQSVRKRWDGSMADWMEPVEREDGGLTILPPHTAAYYTEGKHGMISAARVIREPYTNAKLGIVKIDLTPRGFGSIVSTLRSSGSGLLQITGKDQVVLYSEADKLPDSRESYITASAESTYTGLKVTSLIPRSQLREDARELTNSTLVVSIVALAAAYAAAILLSNRLIKPIAHLQSKMRQVKRGLFLERATVTTSDEIGQLTEGFNTMIGEIDRLVKEVYETRLKEREAELQALQSQIHPHFLYNTLEMVNMLALQGNTRELSGVVTSLGKLLRYTVGHREQMVHVLDEVKFVEAYSRIQGMRLGDKLQVMIHIDSSFDYCVVPKLILQPLIENVIEHAMGQEPLHLILTASVDEEDLVLSVKDDGLGISGARLQELEQQLYGSQSRPAADADQGGFGRIQKGLALRNVHQRLRLLYGEPYGLRLDNTAERGVTVSLRLPMNWEAMNDAVPAGDRQEEEE; this is translated from the coding sequence ATGCTGTTCAGAAAAGGGTCGAATCCAAAATCAATCTATGTGCCGCTGCGCACCAAATTTATTGTCTTATTTTTTCTGCTGATCACGATTCCGTTTCTGATCATCGGTACGATCAGCTACCGGAAATACACCGCCGGCGTCGAACGCAGTACGGTGGAGCTGTCCAATCAGGTGGTGAACCAGATTAATATTAATCTGGAGCGTTATATTAAGGAACTGGACCGCCTTACCCTTACGCCGCTGTACGATGAGGATATGATGCAGATTCTCCGCAAGCACAGGGGCGCAGGCCCGGCCGGCACCTATCTGAGTACGGATGAGACGCTGAAGATGAACCTGTTCATCTCTTCGCTGGCTTTTGACCGGGGGGAGATTGAGAGCATTCTGGTGTTCACCAATGACGGCGGAATTTTCAGTAATCTGGACCAGAGTGTAAGGAAGCGGTGGGACGGCAGCATGGCAGACTGGATGGAGCCTGTGGAACGGGAGGACGGAGGCCTGACCATTCTTCCGCCGCATACCGCAGCTTATTATACTGAGGGGAAGCACGGAATGATCTCGGCAGCCAGGGTGATCCGTGAGCCGTATACTAATGCCAAGCTGGGAATTGTCAAAATAGATCTGACGCCGCGGGGCTTCGGTTCGATTGTATCGACGCTGCGTTCCAGCGGAAGCGGCCTGCTGCAGATTACAGGCAAGGATCAGGTGGTCCTGTACTCTGAAGCAGACAAGCTGCCCGACTCGAGGGAGTCCTATATTACGGCTTCGGCGGAATCCACGTACACGGGACTGAAGGTAACCTCCCTGATTCCGCGCTCACAGCTCCGCGAGGACGCCCGTGAGTTAACCAACTCTACGCTGGTGGTCTCCATTGTGGCCCTGGCGGCGGCGTATGCGGCGGCGATCCTGCTGTCGAACCGGCTGATTAAGCCGATTGCCCATCTTCAGTCGAAGATGAGGCAGGTGAAGCGGGGGTTGTTCCTCGAACGGGCGACGGTGACCACCAGCGATGAAATCGGGCAACTGACCGAAGGGTTCAATACCATGATCGGTGAGATCGACCGTCTGGTCAAAGAGGTGTATGAGACCCGGCTGAAGGAGCGGGAGGCTGAGCTGCAGGCGCTGCAGAGCCAGATTCATCCGCATTTTCTGTACAATACGCTGGAGATGGTGAACATGCTGGCCCTTCAGGGCAATACCCGGGAGCTCTCCGGCGTGGTGACCAGTCTCGGCAAGCTGCTGCGTTATACGGTCGGCCACCGGGAGCAGATGGTGCATGTACTGGATGAAGTGAAATTTGTGGAAGCTTACTCGCGCATTCAGGGTATGCGTCTTGGTGACAAGCTGCAGGTTATGATTCATATCGATTCTTCCTTCGATTATTGTGTGGTCCCGAAGCTGATTCTGCAGCCGCTGATCGAGAATGTTATTGAGCATGCTATGGGGCAGGAGCCGCTGCACCTTATCCTGACCGCTTCTGTGGACGAAGAGGATCTGGTGCTGTCGGTTAAGGATGACGGTCTTGGCATCAGCGGCGCACGGCTGCAGGAGCTTGAACAACAGCTATATGGCAGTCAATCCCGGCCTGCTGCGGATGCTGACCAGGGAGGCTTTGGCCGGATTCAGAAGGGACTCGCGCTGCGTAACGTCCATCAGCGGCTCCGGCTGCTCTACGGAGAGCCTTACGGCCTGAGACTGGATAATACAGCAGAGCGCGGGGTAACGGTCTCGCTGCGGCTGCCGATGAACTGGGAAGCGATGAACGATGCCGTACCCGCAGGGGACAGGCAGGAGGAGGAAGAATGA
- a CDS encoding serine hydrolase gives MLILLKRNLIAGMALLAVLGLGAGLIFPGTYAKAETGQTASPKSRIEAPANLEDTAGLTVFVDGMMEEYMNRLQIPGAVISIVKDGKIILGKGYGSSNLKQAAPVDPATSMFRIASTTKLFTWTAAMQLVEQGKIDLDTDINTYLKSVKIPATYPEPITMRHLMTHTAGFEEGGVGYQIVTDPAKLPVSISETLNKHMLARIRPPGEMSAYSNYGATLAGMIVEDVSGIPYNDYIQKYIFDPLDMKHSTVVEPLPESFIPNQVIGYNSENGSFIPGTPTFEGGFRPAGSATASAVDMAHFMIAHLQNGKYGGRQILKPETAELMHSTAFQFDKRLPGVALGFAEKRVNGVRLISHGGSDPMFNTEFYLAPAKHLGIFLSYNGGQGSEAVANLLQALFNRYYPALEVEQPEFAASAESVQKYAGSYQFTRRNISDIDKFFNFFAQLNVTAVDNKISLGSGSEQQLYRAIAPNLFQLEEGTDQIGFLTDESGKVTHMLLDIAPEMPLERTPLLDQSKFWLILVGVSAFIFLTALPGPVFFRRRFKAMTLPEKRAIRLSAGTAGWGMLSFITLFMVIMSMDIMQKLSGISPLLSVLLIMPIIMTGLTLALLVSAILVWKNKYWTAIKRVHYTLVALAAVVLTIFFYYWNLLGWQFG, from the coding sequence ATGTTAATATTATTGAAAAGAAACCTGATCGCCGGTATGGCCCTGCTGGCTGTGCTGGGGTTAGGCGCAGGCCTTATATTTCCCGGGACATATGCCAAGGCGGAGACGGGGCAAACCGCTTCACCGAAGTCCCGGATTGAAGCTCCTGCCAATCTGGAGGATACCGCAGGTCTGACTGTCTTCGTGGATGGTATGATGGAAGAGTATATGAACCGGCTACAAATTCCGGGAGCGGTAATCTCCATCGTCAAGGACGGCAAGATCATTTTGGGCAAAGGGTATGGCAGTTCCAATCTGAAGCAAGCAGCACCGGTTGACCCTGCAACCAGCATGTTCCGAATCGCTTCAACGACCAAGCTGTTCACCTGGACGGCTGCGATGCAGCTGGTGGAACAGGGGAAGATTGATCTGGATACGGACATTAACACCTATCTGAAATCCGTGAAGATTCCTGCCACTTATCCTGAGCCCATCACCATGCGTCATCTGATGACCCATACAGCAGGCTTTGAAGAGGGCGGAGTCGGTTATCAGATCGTCACGGATCCGGCCAAATTGCCCGTGTCCATCTCGGAAACACTCAATAAACATATGCTGGCCCGGATCAGACCGCCCGGTGAGATGAGTGCCTATTCCAACTATGGAGCCACGCTTGCAGGGATGATCGTGGAGGATGTCAGCGGGATTCCTTATAATGATTATATTCAGAAGTACATCTTCGATCCGCTGGACATGAAGCATTCGACGGTCGTTGAACCATTGCCGGAGTCATTCATTCCGAACCAGGTGATAGGATACAATAGTGAGAACGGCAGCTTTATTCCTGGCACACCTACGTTCGAGGGCGGCTTTCGTCCTGCCGGCTCGGCTACCGCATCCGCTGTAGACATGGCGCACTTCATGATTGCACATCTGCAGAACGGGAAATATGGCGGCCGGCAGATTCTAAAGCCTGAGACCGCAGAACTGATGCATTCAACGGCATTCCAATTTGATAAGCGTCTGCCGGGAGTAGCCCTCGGATTCGCAGAGAAGCGGGTGAACGGGGTAAGATTAATCTCGCATGGCGGCTCCGATCCCATGTTCAATACAGAATTCTATCTTGCACCTGCCAAGCACTTGGGTATTTTCTTATCCTACAATGGCGGTCAAGGCAGCGAAGCTGTTGCCAATCTGCTCCAGGCCTTGTTCAACCGGTATTATCCTGCTCTGGAGGTGGAGCAGCCAGAGTTCGCCGCTTCTGCGGAATCCGTGCAGAAATATGCCGGCTCCTATCAATTTACACGCCGCAACATAAGTGATATTGACAAGTTCTTTAACTTTTTTGCCCAGCTGAATGTTACGGCTGTGGATAATAAGATATCCTTGGGAAGCGGCAGTGAACAACAACTGTACAGAGCGATCGCACCTAACCTGTTCCAGCTGGAGGAAGGGACCGATCAGATCGGCTTCCTTACGGATGAGTCCGGCAAAGTTACACATATGCTTTTGGACATAGCCCCGGAGATGCCGCTGGAGCGTACGCCGCTTTTGGATCAGAGTAAGTTTTGGCTTATCCTTGTGGGTGTCTCGGCCTTCATCTTCCTCACGGCATTACCCGGCCCCGTCTTCTTCAGACGCAGGTTCAAGGCGATGACACTCCCGGAAAAGCGGGCCATCCGCTTATCTGCGGGAACTGCCGGTTGGGGGATGTTATCTTTTATAACTCTGTTTATGGTTATAATGTCCATGGACATTATGCAGAAGCTCAGTGGCATCAGTCCGTTGCTGTCTGTCCTCTTAATTATGCCAATCATTATGACGGGCTTGACCTTAGCCCTGTTGGTCTCGGCTATACTGGTGTGGAAAAATAAGTATTGGACCGCCATTAAGCGGGTGCATTACACGTTAGTGGCGCTTGCGGCTGTCGTACTGACGATCTTCTTCTACTATTGGAATCTGCTCGGCTGGCAGTTTGGATAA
- a CDS encoding response regulator transcription factor: MATILIADDDDNIRKLMSLYLRKEGFSLEEAGDGTKALSLIEDSQIDLVILDIMMPGLNGWELCREIRRSDANLPLLMVTAKAESAHKIKGFQLGTDDYLTKPFDPVELVMRVKALLKRSLVVTSQSVQLGNVVLNRRTFQVTRSGAPVTLPLKEFDLLFLLVSHPRQIFTREQLIQQVWGLQYEGDGRTVDVHISRLREKFSGNGEGFQIETARGLGYRLIPEP; this comes from the coding sequence GTGGCTACTATACTGATCGCGGATGATGATGATAATATCCGGAAGCTGATGTCTCTATATCTGCGCAAAGAAGGGTTCAGCCTCGAAGAAGCCGGGGACGGCACCAAGGCCTTATCTCTCATAGAGGACTCGCAGATCGACCTTGTCATTCTGGATATTATGATGCCGGGACTGAATGGCTGGGAGCTGTGCAGGGAGATCAGGCGTTCGGATGCCAATCTCCCCCTGCTCATGGTGACGGCCAAAGCGGAATCCGCCCACAAAATCAAAGGGTTTCAGCTCGGAACGGATGATTACCTGACCAAGCCGTTTGATCCGGTGGAGCTGGTGATGCGGGTAAAAGCCTTGCTCAAGCGCTCACTGGTAGTGACTTCCCAGTCTGTGCAGCTCGGCAACGTGGTGCTTAACCGCCGCACCTTCCAGGTTACACGCAGTGGAGCACCGGTCACGCTGCCTTTGAAGGAATTTGATCTTCTGTTTCTGCTGGTCAGCCACCCCAGACAGATCTTCACCAGAGAACAACTGATTCAACAGGTCTGGGGACTCCAGTATGAAGGGGACGGGCGCACTGTAGATGTACATATCAGCCGGTTGAGGGAGAAGTTCAGCGGCAACGGCGAGGGTTTTCAAATCGAAACCGCCCGGGGCCTGGGCTACCGGCTGATCCCTGAGCCATGA
- a CDS encoding CueP family metal-binding protein, whose translation MKNKMVAGTCAVIAALGIYLYTGSGGPKTTEVATTPGSSRAASQEIKQMVADYSSRTLTAESASITSTQLIVDSGGPNEAVYGLPEDEFFLSVAPYVQNTHPCATHSLTGCQGEMVEQSFGVTVVDTDGKEIMNQTVKSQPNGFIDLWLPRNQNYQMTITHDGKEARSEISTFESDDTCLTTMQLS comes from the coding sequence ATGAAGAATAAAATGGTGGCGGGTACCTGTGCGGTTATTGCAGCGCTGGGCATCTACCTGTACACGGGAAGCGGGGGACCGAAGACAACGGAGGTTGCCACGACTCCCGGCAGCAGCCGGGCTGCCAGCCAGGAGATCAAGCAAATGGTGGCTGATTACAGCTCACGCACCTTGACGGCAGAGTCCGCATCTATTACTTCGACCCAGCTTATTGTGGACAGCGGCGGTCCTAACGAAGCAGTCTACGGACTGCCGGAAGATGAATTCTTCCTGTCGGTTGCCCCGTACGTGCAGAATACCCATCCCTGCGCAACGCACAGCCTGACCGGCTGCCAGGGGGAGATGGTCGAACAATCCTTCGGGGTAACAGTCGTAGACACGGACGGTAAGGAGATCATGAACCAGACCGTCAAGTCCCAGCCAAACGGCTTCATCGACCTATGGCTGCCGCGTAATCAGAACTACCAGATGACGATCACGCATGACGGCAAAGAGGCCCGGTCCGAGATTTCCACCTTTGAGAGCGATGATACTTGCCTGACTACTATGCAATTAAGTTAA
- a CDS encoding Na+/H+ antiporter: MELFEYILLMLAAVSLSNLVNRFIPSLSVPIIQIALGMALTWLPLHFELELNPELFLLLFIAPLLFNDGRLADKVALWKLKKPILLLALGLVFLTVGVLGYFLHWLLPVLPLAAAFALAAALAPTDAIAVGALEQKVKIPHQTMQILEGESLINDASGLVSFQFAVAAMVTGAFSFKTASLSFISISLGGVVLGLVLTLIKYGIVRWLRRLGMENVTLHMLIEILTPFAIFMAAEELGVNGILAVVSAGIAHSFGYKQMNPEVAKLSIVSKSTWAVIIFVLNGLVFLLLGTQLPEIIRTVWSNPDIGNVQVILYTLLLTAAVLGLRLIWMLIMDIPEGEEPRGPWKLEFKKALILTLSGVRGTITLASTMSLPFFLDDGSYFPARDLIIFLAAGVILWTLLASNFLLPLLLDSDHEAEHNAEEAEAKIEILRNVVAGLQEQATDQSQSRMALNHLTGTYNARIRMLKKNEEAEEMERKLGVTAFKWQREYTMLALKQHEVNPYTAYRFLNRLNRQLFIYTRDPQYKNDLIPFKSWEEITGVIQQVRLSAQERREESNRLQSGIFTYVLERLRELQNTGEMEPEVISSLILRYERGRLRLTRPESISATKQEFEESLQELSRAGIQLERDHIQLMFEAGRISRASMKEMKRDILFMEHDLREEMG, translated from the coding sequence TTGGAATTATTTGAGTATATTCTGTTGATGCTGGCAGCCGTGTCACTGTCGAATCTGGTGAACCGGTTCATCCCCTCGCTCTCCGTGCCGATCATTCAGATTGCGCTGGGCATGGCCTTAACCTGGCTGCCCCTGCATTTCGAGCTGGAGCTGAACCCGGAGCTGTTCCTGCTGTTATTCATTGCCCCCTTGCTGTTCAATGACGGCAGGCTTGCCGATAAAGTGGCTCTATGGAAGCTGAAAAAGCCGATCTTGCTGCTGGCCCTGGGACTGGTCTTTCTGACGGTAGGGGTTCTGGGATACTTCCTGCACTGGCTGCTGCCGGTCCTGCCCTTGGCGGCTGCATTTGCGCTGGCGGCTGCACTGGCTCCTACGGATGCAATCGCCGTAGGCGCACTGGAGCAAAAAGTCAAAATCCCGCACCAGACCATGCAAATTCTCGAAGGTGAATCCTTGATTAATGACGCATCGGGTCTGGTGTCCTTTCAATTTGCGGTTGCTGCTATGGTCACCGGCGCCTTCTCTTTCAAAACGGCGAGTCTGAGCTTTATCTCCATCTCGCTGGGCGGCGTGGTGCTGGGCCTTGTGCTCACGCTCATTAAATACGGGATCGTCCGCTGGCTGCGCAGGCTCGGGATGGAGAATGTCACGTTACATATGCTGATTGAGATCCTGACGCCGTTTGCTATTTTTATGGCCGCTGAGGAGCTGGGGGTCAATGGAATACTGGCGGTTGTCAGCGCCGGAATTGCCCATTCCTTCGGATATAAGCAGATGAATCCTGAGGTGGCTAAGCTGAGCATCGTGTCCAAAAGCACCTGGGCCGTCATTATCTTCGTCTTGAACGGTCTGGTCTTCCTGCTGCTTGGTACCCAGCTGCCGGAGATCATTAGAACGGTCTGGAGCAACCCGGATATTGGGAATGTCCAGGTTATCCTGTATACCCTGCTATTAACCGCTGCCGTCCTCGGCCTAAGACTGATCTGGATGCTGATCATGGATATCCCCGAAGGGGAGGAGCCGCGCGGACCGTGGAAGCTGGAATTCAAGAAGGCGCTTATTCTGACGCTGTCGGGGGTGCGGGGTACGATTACCCTGGCGAGTACGATGTCACTGCCGTTTTTCCTGGATGACGGTTCCTACTTTCCGGCGAGGGACCTGATTATTTTCCTGGCGGCGGGTGTCATTCTGTGGACCCTGCTGGCATCTAACTTTCTGCTGCCGCTGCTGCTTGACTCAGATCATGAAGCGGAGCATAATGCCGAGGAGGCCGAGGCCAAAATCGAAATTCTGCGCAACGTAGTTGCCGGACTACAGGAGCAGGCTACAGATCAGTCCCAGTCCCGGATGGCTTTGAATCATTTGACCGGCACCTACAATGCCAGAATCCGCATGCTGAAGAAGAATGAAGAGGCCGAGGAGATGGAACGGAAGCTCGGGGTGACAGCCTTCAAGTGGCAGAGAGAATACACTATGCTTGCGCTCAAGCAGCACGAGGTGAACCCGTATACGGCATACCGCTTCCTGAACCGGCTGAACCGGCAGCTATTCATATACACCCGTGATCCGCAGTACAAGAATGACCTGATTCCGTTCAAAAGCTGGGAAGAAATCACAGGTGTCATTCAGCAGGTCCGCTTAAGCGCGCAAGAGCGGCGTGAGGAATCGAACCGGCTGCAGTCCGGGATCTTCACTTATGTTCTTGAGCGGCTGAGAGAGCTGCAGAATACGGGAGAGATGGAGCCCGAAGTGATCAGCTCCCTGATTCTGCGTTATGAGCGGGGGCGGTTAAGGCTGACCCGTCCAGAGTCCATATCTGCTACGAAGCAGGAGTTCGAAGAATCGCTGCAGGAGCTGTCCCGCGCGGGAATTCAACTGGAGCGTGACCACATTCAGCTGATGTTCGAGGCCGGACGGATTTCCAGAGCTAGCATGAAGGAAATGAAACGTGATATCCTGTTCATGGAGCATGATCTGCGGGAAGAAATGGGCTGA
- a CDS encoding helix-turn-helix domain-containing protein: MNLREKQMLVTKELIKEAALGLFCAQGIERTDMAQIAGQAGVSRRTLYLHYKDKEALAARLYVDNLERMFGRLLFDFDFARPVPSLEKILDQYLALREHEEALIYYDAIFGVYYSTLAKNPAELPDFQKAMEVWYSRYINLETASVDQDYKKKWLDLLQKSTHLYFMYLQKAVILAHQRGGIVTEEDRAADRQFKEFIMSGVRAT; the protein is encoded by the coding sequence TTGAATTTACGTGAAAAGCAGATGCTAGTGACTAAAGAGCTCATTAAGGAGGCCGCGCTGGGCCTATTCTGTGCTCAGGGGATTGAACGGACGGATATGGCTCAGATCGCCGGACAAGCCGGTGTCTCCCGCCGCACGCTGTACCTTCATTATAAGGACAAGGAAGCATTAGCTGCCCGGCTCTATGTGGATAATCTGGAGCGGATGTTTGGCAGGCTGCTGTTTGATTTTGATTTTGCCAGGCCTGTTCCGTCCCTGGAGAAGATTCTGGATCAATATCTGGCGCTTCGAGAGCATGAGGAGGCGTTGATTTATTATGATGCTATTTTTGGAGTGTACTATAGTACTCTAGCGAAGAATCCGGCGGAGCTGCCTGACTTCCAGAAAGCGATGGAGGTCTGGTATTCCCGGTACATCAACCTTGAGACAGCTTCAGTCGATCAGGATTATAAAAAGAAGTGGCTGGACCTTCTGCAGAAGTCCACCCACCTGTATTTCATGTATTTGCAAAAAGCCGTTATTCTAGCTCATCAGCGGGGCGGTATAGTTACAGAGGAAGACCGGGCAGCGGACCGGCAATTCAAGGAGTTCATTATGTCTGGCGTACGGGCAACCTGA